In the Halococcus sediminicola genome, ATGCGGTCGGGGTCGATAGTGAAGCGGCGCTGTTCGACATTCCGGAAGAGGTTCGCTTCGACGACGAGTTCGGCATCAGACCACGAGACGAGCGCGAGATCAGACGGGAGGTACGGCTCCATCTCGACCGCGACGACGACCTCACGGAGTTTCTGGGTCGCGGCCACTACGACCACTACGTGCCCTCGATGGTCGATCACCTCGCCGACCGCTCGGAGTTCCTCAGTTCCTATACGCAGTACCAGCCCGAGGTCGCGCAGGGATTCCTCCAGTCGCTGTTCGAGTACCAGTCACTACTGGTCGAACTCACGGGACTGGAGATAGCGAACTGCTCGATGTACGACGGCGCGAGCGCGCTCGGCGAGGCTGCGACGCTCGCGCTGCGGGTGCGCTCGGTGGATGGCAATCGGGTACTGATACCGGAACTGCTCGCCGAGGGGCGGCGCGCAGTCCTCGAAAACTACCTCGCCGGCACCGATGCCGTCGTCGAAACGTACCCGATGGACGACGGCAACGCCGACTGCACTGAACTCGAAGCGGTGCTCGACGACGACTGTGCGATGGTCTACGCCGAGAATCCGACCGTCAGAGGCACCATCGAGGAAGGTCTGGAAGAGATCGGGGACCTGGCCGACGAGCACGGCGCACTGTTCTGTCTCGGTTCGGACCTCGTGGCGCTCTCGCTACTCGAAGAACCGGCACGTGTCGGGGCTGACGTGGTGGTCGGCGACGCGGCGCTCGGACTGGGTGCGAGCGGCGGGTTGGGTCTCGGACTGTTCGCCACACGTGAAGAATTCCTCCGGCAGGTTCCGGGGCGGCTGGTCGGTGCGGGCGAGGACAGTAGTG is a window encoding:
- the gcvPA gene encoding aminomethyl-transferring glycine dehydrogenase subunit GcvPA, with product MSETGRGSPFAPHTDSETAAMLDAVGVDSEAALFDIPEEVRFDDEFGIRPRDEREIRREVRLHLDRDDDLTEFLGRGHYDHYVPSMVDHLADRSEFLSSYTQYQPEVAQGFLQSLFEYQSLLVELTGLEIANCSMYDGASALGEAATLALRVRSVDGNRVLIPELLAEGRRAVLENYLAGTDAVVETYPMDDGNADCTELEAVLDDDCAMVYAENPTVRGTIEEGLEEIGDLADEHGALFCLGSDLVALSLLEEPARVGADVVVGDAALGLGASGGLGLGLFATREEFLRQVPGRLVGAGEDSSGKRAYTLTLQTREQHIRRERATSNICTNQAWVALRAAMHAAWLGPDGLVNLAEDCVTNASDLAERLDDVEGVDAPAHDRHHFREFAVRTDRPAADVRKDLEGEGFAVHAIDEHLVQICVTETNTGQTDDLVDAFEVVA